In Candidatus Paceibacterota bacterium, the DNA window TCGCCGGTAAAATATCCACTTCCAGCTACTGACAATTTAAAATTAGAAGATGGAGATGTTGTACCAAGTCCTAAAAGTCCACTTGCTGTGAAGACTGAATCTAACGCAAGTGTGTTGTTATAAATTTGGAAAACATCTGCTGTCTGACCTGATACTGCACTTATTGCCAAAGTTGTTGTTGCTGGTGCGCCAGAAGTTACGAAAAGCTTTGCGTATGGAGTTGATGTACTTGTTCCGATAACAACATAGTCGGATGTTGTCGCAAGATTTACCTGGTCTGGAGAAATCCATGTCCAACCACCGGCAGATGTTCCTCCGAGTGCAGTGATGCTTCCGCAAGATACTTGACCTGCACCATCAGTCTTAAGAGCCTGAGAGCCTGAACTACAATTTGTTAAACCACGAATTAAAAGTTGACTTCCTGCTCCTATATTTCCCGATGTTTCAAGAGTGCCAGCAATAGAGTTTGTTGTCCCAATTCCTAAAGCTCCAGAAAAATATCCACTACCAACAATGGAAAGATTTGTAAAAGGAGATGATGTCCCGATACCGACTTTCCCTGCGGGGTTAATTACAAAACTTGTTGCCGACGATGAACCAACAACAAACTGGTTTGTATCTCCCGCAACTGGATTAACTGCAAGCTTTGCCCAAGGAGTTGTGGTGCCGATACCGACGTTGCCATTATTCAAAATAGTTAATCTCTCGTTTGAAACAGCTGATGCACCAGAAGCACCAGTGAAGAAACGGTATCCGGCCGAAGACCCGTGAGTTTGAAACCACATGGAATTATTCGCGTCTAAACCGATTACAGTTTTTTCAACCGAGCCGTTCTTTAAAAGAATAATTTTTTCACCCGACCCTTGTGTGCTTGGAGTAGATGGATCGGCCCATCCACCTATCTCAAACAATATGGCTTTTCTAGAACCAGCATCTGCTGAAACTGGTCCGATAGATAATTTTTCGGAAGGATTACTTGCCCCGATTCCGACGTTGCCGGAGGCGTTTATAATCATTTTGGAAGTGCCCCCTGTGCCGTTGGTATAAAAATTTATAACTCCAGTTGATTGACCGGCCACAACATCAAGAGAACCACTACTTATACCTAATCCGTAATTAACACTCCCTGCTTCATATAACTTCAACTTTAAATTACTTCCAGCGGTTAAGCTGTATGTATTACCAAGAGATATTCCTGTTTCTGTAGAAGCAACAGGAGTTGTCGCGATGCTCCCTATTTGCAATTTTGCAGACGGACTCGTCGTCCCAATTCCAACGTTTCCATTTGATGCGACAACGAGAGCATTTGAACCAACATTTAATACTGAAGAAAATAGGTTTGTTGATGATGCGGTGGTGGAGTAGAAGTTCGTTGTTGTTGCTGATGTACCCGTTGCGTTTACGAATGTGAAGTTTTGGAATGATACTGTACCCGTTGCTGTGAGATTACCTCCGATGTATGCATCACCTGCTACAGAGAGTTTGGCGAATGGTGAGGTGGTGCCGATGCCGACGTTGCCTGCGGTTGTAATTCTCATTCGTTCCGCATTGCCCGAGTAAAATGTTGGGAAGTATGTAGCAAAAACACCGCCAATCTTAATTTCGCCAGTCGTGCCGTTTGCTGTGTATTTAAAAATATCTACAAAACCACCACCAGACGCACCTCTAAACTTAAGCCCCCACTCACCGGCAGCATCAGAATCAACATATATAAATTTAGCTGGTGCGTAGACATCTAAAGCAGAATCAGCTGGATTAAAATTGGTACGAGTAGTTGTTCCTATGGCTACTTGTCCATTAACTTGTAGTTGAGCTATTGGACTCGTCGTCCCAATTCCAACGTTTCCATTTGATGCGACAACGAGAGCATTTGAACCAACATTTAATACTGAAGAAAATAGGTTTGTTGATGATGCGGTGGTGGAGTAGAAGTTCGTTGTTGTTGCTGATGTACCCGTTGCGTTTACGAATGTGAAGTTTTGGAATGATACTGTACCCGTTGCTGTGAGGTTACCTCCGATGTATGCATCACCTGCAACCGATAGCTTTGCGAATGGTGAGGTGGTGCCAATGCCGACGTTACCATTCGGGCTAAAATAAGCAGTAACTGTACCGCCAGTTACTGTCCCGTTTGCTCCTATCGTAGCACTATTCGCAATCACTACTCCACGATTTGCACCCGCATTAATAATAAGCGGATCAGTAATACCAAAAGGAGTCCCTGTTTTCACTCCCATCCAATAGTATGAATTCCTAAAACCGAGGTGTCCGTACCCGCTCGGAGCAATTTCTAATTTACCGTAAACACTACTAATGCGAGCATCTCCTGCCACATCAAGCAATGCGCCTGGATTATTTGTACCAATTCCAACATTTCCTTCCACTATCAAACCGTTTGTTGGAGCGGGTACTCCATAATTTGCTCCAATTGATACACCACCAGAAATTGAGAGGCGAGAACCAGGCGTTGTTGTCCCAACCCCAACATTACCAGCGTTATCAATAATCATACGAGGCTCAGTGACAGAACCACCGTTTGATTTTGTCCAGAATTGTAGTGTTCCTCCGGATAATGCACCTGTACCAACTTGTGTGGAATTTATTCCAGCGACGTTTACGTGGGAATCTGCTTGTCCTCCTGAGCGAGAGAAAGCAATTGCTCCTAGTGTTGCTCCGTTTGTATCAACATCTGATATTAAGTTTAAGGATGATTGGTTTGTGTCACGAACTTGGATTATCTTTCCTGTTGGTGAAAAGAATTGATTTACTCCTGTTGTGTTGGTGTAGTTTGATCCTCCACCTATGTCTAGTTTGACCGCAGGGTTTGCTGTGCCAATTCCCACATTACCACCCGCTGTTGCAAAGTATGCAGAACCAGACGATGTGAGTGCTGTTGTTGATGCGTATGGGAATGTTGAAGCCTGAGTAAGAGATGTTGCAGTGAAGTATGGAGCTGTGAGTGTGCCTGTTGCTGTGAGATTACCTCCGATGTATGCGTCACCCGCGACTGATAGTTTTGCAAATGGTGAGGTGGTGCCGATGCCGACGTTTTGAGTGGTGCCAGTGAATGTTATCGTTGGTGTACCCAAGTAACGATCTAAGATACTTATTGTCCCTCCAGTTACTGTTGGCCTAATTAAATTTCCAACAAAAGATGAGCCTGCAACAAAAGTATCTGAGTTAACGCCAACAGTACCACCATTAGTTGCGGTAAATTGAACTGTGGCTTGGTCTATTGCATATAGAGCAGCGCCAACTCCGCTGTTTGCTCCCGCACCGCGACCAATTACAATCGCATTTCCTAATGAATTTGCCCCTGCGATATCAAGCTTACCAAGAGGTGATGAAGTCCCTATTCCAACTTTTCCGTTTGATGTAACGACAAGCGCGTTTGAACCCACATTTAAGAGTGAGGAGAAAAGATTTGTTGATGATGCTGTTGTCGAAAAAAGATTTGTTGTTGTTGCCGATGTCCCTGTTGCATTATTGAAAGTGAAATCCTGAAGTGTTGATGATCCCGTAACCCAAAGATTAGATAATGATGTAAGCCCGCCCAAGAAAGAAACTGTGCCTGTTGCTGTGAGATTGCCTCCGATGTATGCATCACCTGCTACAGAGAGTTTGGCGAATGGTGAGGTGGTGCCGATACCGACGTTGCCACCATTCAAATACGAATCTCCTGTTGTTCTTAATTGTATTGTTCTGGTCCCCGCAGCATTATATGCATAGAGTTGCGCATCAACAGCACTTGTGAATAATTCTGTTACACCACCAGCTGGAGAAAAAGCTAAACCAGAAGCACTACCGCTACCTAACCTTGTTCCAATAGAAAACCTATTAACACCTGATGTAAGAGGGTCACCAATTACTAAACTTGGCGAGCTTAAAACAGGATTAGTAATATCAAGTCTTCCAAAAGGACTCGTTGTTCCAATTCCAACATTACCTGTTGAGCTTTGTACTACAAATTGAGAACCACCAATTGTAAGTCCACCATTGAATGTTGAGGTACTTGTGTTTGTAACAGCGAGATTTGTAAGTGTTGTTGTGCCAAACGAAGCGGTACCTGTCGCGGTGATATTTGTCGCAGTAATATTTTGTGCAAAAAGATTTGTTGTCGTTGCATTTGTTGTCGTGCTATTTATCGCCGTGTACTCAGTGATGGAAGCAAACGAGGAAGAAAGATTATCTATAACTCCTGATGTTGCGTGGAAAAGTGTGGTGAATAAATTGGTGGATGTTGCATTCGTCGTCGTGCTGTTGAGGATAGAAAGATTTGAAATTGTAGAAGTTGAAGCGTTTGAGATAACTCCCCCAAAAAGATTTGTTAGACCTGATATATATGTATCACCTATAACTTCAAGTTTTGCTGAAGTAGTAGTAGACACCGCGCCAATCAAAACTTGGTTGGTTGTTGTTGAAAGTCTTGTTCCAGAACCATTGAAATATGACCAATCAATACTTCCAAGACCAGTACCCACAGCAACACCACCAAAGTACAAAACTCCAGCATTGTTGTAGAGACGATTATCAAAAACAGTCATTGGTGCGCCATTTTCTGAAAGATAGATAGGCCCTTCCACTGAAAAGACGTCTGTTGGGGAGCTTGTACCAATGCCGACATTACCATTTGAGCTAACAACCAAAGAATTGTTACCGACATTCAAGAGTGAGGCGAAAAGATTTGTTGATGAAGCGGTAGCTGCGAAGAAGTTCGTTGTTGTTGCAGATGTCCCAGTTGCGTTGTTAAAAGTAAAATCCTGAAGTGTTGATGAACCTGTGACTAATAGATTTGTTGCCGATGTTGTCGCAAATGAAGACGAACCTGTGACAACTAAACTTGTTGCCGATGTTGTTGCGAACGAAGCAGTGCCAGTCGCAGTGATATTACCTGCGGTAATATTTTGTGCGAAAAGATTTGTTGATGTTGCGTTTGTTGTCGTGCCATTTACTGCCGTGTAATCAGTGAACGCAGCGACCGAAGAAGAAAATGTATCAATGACTCCTGTTGCAGCGTGAAGGATGGAGGCAAAGAAGTTCGTCGTTGTTGCAGATGTGCCTGTTGCGTTTGCAAATGTCACATCCTGAAATGATGAAAGGTTGGTAACGGTGAGGCTTGCGATAGTTGTTGTTGCAAGATTTGAAATTCCAGTAGCAGTCAAACTCTGTGTATTAAAACTATTTGCTGAAAGTGCCACGAATGAACCAGTGCCATTTACTGTAAGAGTCTCGAAAGTTCCAGTTGTTCCAGAGAAAGTTGAATTGGTTATGATTGCATTGTTGATTCGGACATTCGACAAATTGTCGATTCTTTGTGTAAGAGCAATGGCGGAGAAATTGTTGTTGTAATTTGTGGTGGCATTTGAAGACACTCGGTAGATCTCGCTCTTTAGTAGGTTGGCTAGTTCAGTGAGCCTCTTGTCCAAAGCTTCTTCTGTTGTTCCAAGGGTGATGTTGGTTGTTTGTGAGCCAGACGCCGATACTAATATTCCAGAAGAACTAATCTTCTTTATAACAGTGTCCGTGATTATGGCGGTGAGATCATCTGAAGATAAACCGTTCAAATACTGCACACTCAAATTTGCCACTGTTGTAGAAGAAGTAACAACAAGTGGAGGAATACCTTGCTTTGCAAATGATTTTAATTGACCTTCAGTTTCAATAGAACCGAGAATCGAAATCTCACCATTATCATTAAGTAGAAGCAACTCGTTCGCATGTGTCCCCGGACGAAAACCGAGAACTGTTTGCGAATCTTTCATCCAATCTTTTACCGCATGCAAAGAAGTATCGAACATTCCAAAAACAACAGGGATAGGCAAGATGATAAATAGAACGAGCGCCGTTAGTGTGAGTGCTCCGAATTTTATTTTCGAAGCAGCTGTCATTGGTCGAGAAACAACAGATATTGGAGAAACTATCGAACCTTCAAGTTGTGAACTGATTTCTCTTTTAACTGCAGCTGAAATATCAAATGGTTTTGGAGCTTCAGCAACTTTCTCTTTTATTTCCGGAACGATTGTAACCTTTGGTGCGAGTGGTGGAATTAGTGGTGCGCTTTTTTCAGTTGATTTTATTTTTTTATTATTCTCTTCAGCTATTTTCTCTTCTTGAGTTTTTTCAATTTTTGAATTTAGTGTACTAAGAGATTCTCCAATCTTTTTAAACTCATTCATAAAGAAAGATTTCTCTTCTCCTCTCTCTACTATATGAACATTTTTTTCAGTCGATGTTTCTGGTTTTACAACTGATGCAAAATTAGGATGTGGAAATTCTGCAAAACTTGGACGCACCTTTTCCTTTACGAAAACTTCCTCTGCAAAAACAGGGCTTGAGATTTTTGGCGTAGCAACCGAAGCTGATGTGACCTCCGAAGCCCTTTCAAAAATTGGCTTAATCTTTCCGCTATCGAGTGAGCCATTTTGAATCTGGGCTCGAACCATCTGTCGGTGCATGTACTCGTCAACAATGGCTTTTGTCGTGTACCAGGTATTGTCGATCTTTTTAGCTGAAAGCTTCTTTTTGCGAGCAAGGAGACTTAGGTACTCCGAACTGTAGGGGGTCAACTTTGCCGCTAGGCTTAGAGGAATCCACTCATTGTTTGAGTGGTCATTTTTGAAAAAATTTTTGGCTCCTAAGTTAAAGTTCATGTGGTATCCGATACGATGTATCGGCGCGTGATTTATAGTTATTTTAGCATCTAACCAAAATATACAAGAGAAAAATCTTGGGGATAAGTGACAAAATTTACAACAAAAATTAAAAAATATTTTCAAAAATATTTTTCTAAAGAAAAATCAAAAAATAACAAAAAGATGAAATAAACCATCAAAAGATGGCGACAACAAAAAATCTCCAAACAAAATTTTTGGAGATTTTTAAGGAAGACAAAATGAGTGCCAAATTCGAAAATTAAAAGGTTAAGTCTGATCGTTTTTTTGTTGAAGCGAGTATTTTAATAAACATTACTAAACCTTGATAGATATATTATTAAAGATTGATATATTTAAAGGGTTTATAGGTAAACTTCGCAAATACCTTTCCTTTGATATCCCAGGCATCTGTAGCACCTAATCTTCTTGAATCTATGCTAACTGCCCTGTTATCTCCCAGAACAAAATATTCGTATGGATCAACCGTAAAGACTGTTGGATTATTTTGCTCAGAATTTTGTTTCACGTAACCTTTTAAGTCACTAAAATCGAGCGACTCCACAATCTGCCCGACATCATTTCTATCTTTTTTAATAACGAGAGTTGTTCCAGATATCTCCAATCTATCTCCCGGAATACCGGCAATTCTTTTAATAATTTTCTTATAAGATCCGCGTGGTTGCGTGACTATAATATCCCCCTTTTTTGGTTGCCCAAAAAGGTATGCTAAGCGGTTAATAATTACGTATTCTCCATTATTTATAGTTGGAGCCATTGAGTCCCCACTCACAGAAAACGAATCAACAAAGAAAACTCGTACTATTACCGCTATCATAAAAGCGCAGAACAAAATTTTAACTAATGGGTGCCATTTCATAACTTACTTGTTTTCGAATATACTATGAAGTACATTATATCATTCCTATGGAAAAACGATTCCTCACAATAAAAGAAGCTTCAAAGTACTTGGGCGTCACTCCCCTGACTCTTCGTAATTGGGACAACAGCGGAAAGCTAAACGCTTCTCGTCACCCAATGAATAACTATCGTCTGTATAATCGCCATGAACTTGATGCTGTTATGAAAAAAATAGAAATGGGTGTAGAGAAAAAAACAACACGCAAAAAACTGAACACTCGCGTACACGTTCTAAAAGTAAAACATCTCAAAGACTAATTTTTGATAATTTAACAAATTAATATCATCAATAAAAAACACCTCGATGTTTGTCGAGGTGTTTTTTTGTGGTCGCTAAAATTTTATGCGTTAATGATTCTAATTATAGTTTCTCGAAGAGATGCTGGGTCTGCGGAGCCACGAGTTTCTTTCATACATTGTCCAACCAAAAATTGTAGTGCTGCATCCTTCCCTGCTTTGTAGTCTGCAACCACTTTGTCGTTAGCATCAATTATTTTCTTAACAACCAAATCCAAATCAGAACCACTCGCGGATACTGTGAGATTATTTTCTTTCATAAGTTGTGTAGGGTTCTTGTCGTCACGTACCATGATAGCCAAAATATCTTTTGCTGTTCGTGTTGTTATTTCCTTCTTCCCCCACAAGGTCATTAGCTCATCAAAATTTTCTACACTCGGAACTTTGTTTGTCGAATCTTTTAATAAACCAGCAAGATCTGAAGTAATGAAATTAACATAGCCCGCGATAATTTCTGGAGAAAGATTCTCCTTTCCTAAAACAAGGCTATTGAAAAATGAGGCAAAAGTATCACTTTGAACAAACATTTCCGCTTGTTCTGATTTCATACCAAACTTAGTAATGTATTTCTCGCGCTTTTGCCAAGGCAACTCTGGGAGTTCGCTTCGCAATTTCTCAAGATCAAATTCTGGGACTTCTCTTAATTTTAGCTTTGGAAGGTCTGGGTCTGGAAAATAGCGATAATCATGAGAACTCTCTTTTTCTCGCTGAGAAAATGTTACTCCCTTATTTTCATCCCATCCACGTGTTTCCTGCTTAACCTCTCCACCTTCTTCAATAAGCTCGATTTGTCGCTTTATTTCGTAATCTATCGCCTTCTCAACAGCCCTAAAGGAGTTTATGTTCTTAACTTCAACCTTGGTGCCAAATTTGTCTGTTTTAGAGACTGAAATGTTCGCCTCCACACGCATTTCACCTTTATCCATATTTGCCTCACCTGCACCTAAACAGCGTAGTAAAAGCTGAAGTTCACGAGCAAAAGCACCCGCTTCGGTGGCGTCCTTCACAACAGGCTCTGTAACAAGCTCCATAAGTGGTACTCCAGCACGATTAAAGTCGACTAGAGTATAGTCCCCTTTTTCATGGTTAGACTTTGCAGTATCTTCCTCTAGGTGCACTCTGGTAATTTGAATGCCATTTAGGCTTCCACCAGACACAATTGGGTACTGATACTGGCTCAACTGATAGCCCTTCGGAATGTCTGGGTAAAAATAGTTTTTGCGATCAAATTCCGTAAAATCAGCGATATTTCCACCCAAGGCTAATCCAACCTTAATAACGTGTTTAACAGCCTCCTTGTTGATAACAGGCAGTGTTCCAGGGTGAGCCATGCAAACAGGACAAATATTAACATTAGGGCGTTTTTCGTCCGGATCATTCTTTGAGTTACAGAACATTTTTGTCCTGGTCTTCAACTCTGCGTGTATTTCTAAGCCAATTGTCGCCTTATATTCCATAAGAAAAAATTATAGCATATTCGCACTTCTACAAGGTTCGACCTTATATTTTAATGCGATTTAATCTTTTTTTGCTTTTTCCGCTGTTGCTTTGCGTAGAAGCTTCACGAGATTATCCTCTATTTCTTTAATAGATTTGTCATCATAAAGAGACACTGCGTACACCTCTTTGTTTAGTTTCTTCACCGCTGTAATTATTTTTGATAGCTCTCCATCTGGTAGCACATCTGTCTTTGTTAAAATAACTACTTCTTTCTTTTTTGCCAAATCTGAATCAAAAGCTTCAAGTTCTGCTCGCACCGCTTGATATGCGTCCTTCAAATTTTTATTCTCAAGAGAAATGATGTGCGCGATTATGCTCGTTCGCTTTATGTGTCGCAAAAATTTATGCCCAAGCCCCTTTCCTTCTGAAGCCCCTTCGATAAGACCCGGGATATCAGCCACAATAAAACCGTGCATATCGCCAAGGTTTGGTTCAAGTGTCGTAAACGCGTAGTCGGCGACCTTGCCCTGTGAGCGAGTTAAAATATTTAAAAGACTAGTTTTACCAGCATTCGGCAACCCAGCCAAACCTAAATCCGCAAACAACTGAAGCTCGATTGCAAAATCGGCCTCTTCCCCTTCTTTGCCCAAGGTGAATTCTTTTGGACTTCTGTTGATTGAGCTCTTAAATCGCTCGTTACCCAAACCACCGCGACCACCCTTAAGCAACATTATCTTTTCGTCTTCTTTTGTTAAAGAAAATTTCTCGCCGGTAGCCTGGTTTATTATTATTGTCCCAATTGGAAACTCTAATATCAAATCGTCTCCACCCTTACCATGCAGGCTATTTTTGGCCCCATTATCCCCTTTTTCTGCCTCATATATTTTTTTATGAGCATATCTAGCAAGACCGTGCATCTGTCTTTTGGCGAGAGCAAAAACATCGCCACCGTTACCACCATCCCCGCCAGCAGGGCCCATCAGTGGTTTACCTTTCTCGTGAAGCCAGCGAACAACACCGTCGCCCCCCTTGCCGGCTTTCAAATGAAGTTTTATTTCATCAACGAATGCCATAATTATTCATCATCGCGCAAAAATATTTTTTCGGCGATAAATGTTACTACTGATATAAACAAAGCTGCGAGAAAAGCCGACCAAAAGGAAGCAACTTCAAATCCTTTCACAAAAGTAGAAAGCATCCATAAAAGAGCGCCGTTTATGACTAGTGTGAAAAGTCCGAGAGTTATTATGTTGATTGGTAGTGTGATTAATATCGCAAGCGGTTTTATCGTCACAGAAACGATACCGAGCAAAAGAGCTGTCACAAAAGCAACGTAAAAACCATCAACAATGATTCCAGAAATAAAATACGGTGTTGCAAAAACAGCGAGAGCTACGATAATCCATTTTGCTATAAGTCTCATGATATTTAATTTATTTTAATTTTATATAATTATTTGTTTTCTATTGCTTCAATCAACTCTTCCATATCGTGTTCAATTTTTTTGATATCTCGCTTCACCTCGCTCAAGCTTACAGACTCCTCTTCGATTTCCACTTCCGTTTTTTCAACAACCTTTTTTTCTCGTTTTAAGCCCGTGATAATAATACTCTCTCCAATGAAGAACGAAACAAAAAGACCGGTTAGCAGAAGGAGTCCAACGCCAAGAACAAGCGAGAAGAAGCCGGAAACATTAAAACTATCGGCTATATGCCAAACTCCACGCCAAAAAAGAACTATGCCAACACCACCAACAATTGCATAAATTATCGGGTAATGGCTCAAGCGTCCCCGAATTTTATCTTCCAATTTGTCGAAAAAATGAAGAAGTTTCTTTACCATATACGGCTTATCATATACTGAAAATCGTAAATACGCACCTTTTTTAGTAAGGCGGATTATATAAAATGCAAAAATTATAGTTCTCCAACTTCCAATAGCTCTTGCTCTAAAATAGAGTCACCTTCTCCAAAAAGAAACTTTCCTTTAAATTTCTTCCCTTCCAAAAGTAGCGGAATCCAATGAATATCATCAGGCCACATCTCCGTAAACGGAATTTCATCAACGTGGAACCATTGTGGTTTCATTTCTTCGCTTTCCGTCGGCTCACCTAAAAAATTGTCTGCTCTGAAAATATGAACTTGTAATATCTCGGGATTCCCCTGAAATTCAAATTCAATAATTCCA includes these proteins:
- the obgE gene encoding GTPase ObgE encodes the protein MAFVDEIKLHLKAGKGGDGVVRWLHEKGKPLMGPAGGDGGNGGDVFALAKRQMHGLARYAHKKIYEAEKGDNGAKNSLHGKGGDDLILEFPIGTIIINQATGEKFSLTKEDEKIMLLKGGRGGLGNERFKSSINRSPKEFTLGKEGEEADFAIELQLFADLGLAGLPNAGKTSLLNILTRSQGKVADYAFTTLEPNLGDMHGFIVADIPGLIEGASEGKGLGHKFLRHIKRTSIIAHIISLENKNLKDAYQAVRAELEAFDSDLAKKKEVVILTKTDVLPDGELSKIITAVKKLNKEVYAVSLYDDKSIKEIEDNLVKLLRKATAEKAKKD
- a CDS encoding MerR family DNA-binding transcriptional regulator, which produces MEKRFLTIKEASKYLGVTPLTLRNWDNSGKLNASRHPMNNYRLYNRHELDAVMKKIEMGVEKKTTRKKLNTRVHVLKVKHLKD
- a CDS encoding 8-oxo-dGTP diphosphatase; translation: MKKLLTLCIVHQHPNVLLGMKKRGFGAGRWNGFGGKVGEGETIEDATKREMMEEAGIEIPDINKVGIIEFEFQGNPEILQVHIFRADNFLGEPTESEEMKPQWFHVDEIPFTEMWPDDIHWIPLLLEGKKFKGKFLFGEGDSILEQELLEVGEL
- the lepB gene encoding signal peptidase I, with protein sequence MKWHPLVKILFCAFMIAVIVRVFFVDSFSVSGDSMAPTINNGEYVIINRLAYLFGQPKKGDIIVTQPRGSYKKIIKRIAGIPGDRLEISGTTLVIKKDRNDVGQIVESLDFSDLKGYVKQNSEQNNPTVFTVDPYEYFVLGDNRAVSIDSRRLGATDAWDIKGKVFAKFTYKPFKYINL
- a CDS encoding phage holin family protein — translated: MRLIAKWIIVALAVFATPYFISGIIVDGFYVAFVTALLLGIVSVTIKPLAILITLPINIITLGLFTLVINGALLWMLSTFVKGFEVASFWSAFLAALFISVVTFIAEKIFLRDDE
- the gatB gene encoding Asp-tRNA(Asn)/Glu-tRNA(Gln) amidotransferase subunit GatB, producing the protein MEYKATIGLEIHAELKTRTKMFCNSKNDPDEKRPNVNICPVCMAHPGTLPVINKEAVKHVIKVGLALGGNIADFTEFDRKNYFYPDIPKGYQLSQYQYPIVSGGSLNGIQITRVHLEEDTAKSNHEKGDYTLVDFNRAGVPLMELVTEPVVKDATEAGAFARELQLLLRCLGAGEANMDKGEMRVEANISVSKTDKFGTKVEVKNINSFRAVEKAIDYEIKRQIELIEEGGEVKQETRGWDENKGVTFSQREKESSHDYRYFPDPDLPKLKLREVPEFDLEKLRSELPELPWQKREKYITKFGMKSEQAEMFVQSDTFASFFNSLVLGKENLSPEIIAGYVNFITSDLAGLLKDSTNKVPSVENFDELMTLWGKKEITTRTAKDILAIMVRDDKNPTQLMKENNLTVSASGSDLDLVVKKIIDANDKVVADYKAGKDAALQFLVGQCMKETRGSADPASLRETIIRIINA